ACATTTGAGCGTTTTTGATTTTACTAACAAAACGTTCACTTACCGCATAAGAGGAAACACTTGTGGCCGTCTTTTATCCCAGATAACTTGTTCAGCGAGCAAACCGCGGAAGTCTCAGAGAGAAAACTTCTGCTAGCGcctcaaacacagaaagaaaggcTTCGTCCGCCCACAGGTTTCCAGGTGACTGTGCCTCCACGGAACAACAGACTCTGCACGCCTAAAGTCAGATGCCTCGACCGAACAACACAGCTCAGCTCATTCGCGTCGTTTCCTTTTTGTAAAACTCAGTCTTGTGTAGCCGAGAGTCTCCCAATGTTTGGCTATTACCTGCGGCTACGGCTAATCCCAAATCCTACACCCACCCACAGGTGAGTCGTGACGTCACGAGAGGCGGATATAGCAGCACAGAAGGAAAGAAGGTAATtacaaaaagaggagaggggaataaaagcaaagaaataaatgtaattaaaaaagaaaaaggtaaaaaaaaaaaaaaagtgaaacataaaaccaaaaacaaaaaaccatAACCAGAACATAGTCTGATTGCTATTTGGTACTATGTGATGCAACACAACAACTAATGATGAAATTATGTACTTGACATTATTACAAACGGACCTATTcctatgtacacacacatgcaaggtTGGCCTGACAGGCACACATAGGTGCAGAGCCAGCAGGTGTTTTCCAAACGATCTTTCATTGTGCCCTATTTTTCCTCCACAGAAACACTTCATCACCCACTCTTAATTGAAATAGCAGGGCCACCTCACCTGGGTAAATATTACGAGCCTGTGTAGCATGGTGTCTTCTGGTTTCACTGCAGTCACAGTAAAACAGGAGCACaagaaaatcaaacacaacaaaactgaactttATTTATAATGATTTTAAATACAAAAGTGTCATTTCATACAGCAACTTTACTATCTATTCCTTTGAATATTAAAGTACAGATCACATTATGAATTCTAGCACAAGACAagtttaattacattttaaaggattttttttatttaatttacttAGGCATACTCTTATAAAGACCTACTCACTGGGTGTCTATGGATTACAGTTTCTTAGGTCAACATACATTTTTCATGCCACTCGTCAATGTAGCCTATGTGTTATATTTTCATAAAACTTATGATGAGCAAATTATTAACATCAGTTTACAGATGCAATGCTCCAGTGCCTCGAAAACACAAAGGCACTTTTGAGGTGAGGTTTCTAATTTAAaactgcagtatgtacaggaaATCTACAAGCAATTACTAGTCACATGTACATCTTTTTTCATATTCTGTCAAATTATTGTAGCTTCAGTAAAACATCATAGCTTCATGGGTGGGGACGTTGTCACctgcttgatgtgtgtgtccGTGGGAACCTGGATGACACAGGTGTCACTTGGCAGCTGCTGTGACAGAGATAATCCTGCACGGCCTTGTGCCCTGTGGTTACCTGTCGGCATGTGCCGCAGCCGAGGGTCCGAGTCAATCTCATATCTGTAGTGGTAACCCTCCATAACATCCCGACACGCATCTCTCATTTCATTGATCCACTTCTTCATACCTTTGCGATTCAGGTagagcacaaagagaaacaccATGCCCACAAACCCCAGCACCAGCCCCAGGAAGACATAGGATGTCTGCAGGGTGAGGTCCGCTGCCTCTGCTTGGACTGGAACAACACATCCAATGGCCCGGACACTGAGACCCTGCAGCCGGGTGTCACTTCTTGGTGAGGCACATCTTACAGTATCCACATCTAACTGAGCTCTTGTTTCATTGAGCCAGGTCACAAATCTGCGGATATCACAGGAGCAGGTGTATGGGTTGCCACCGAGAAGGATTCGGATGTTCCCAAGCATGTCCAGCTCTTGTAGAGCATCAGCTCCGAATGTCCTGAAGGCATTGTGTGTAAGGTCCAGCACCTGGAGATGGTTCATGCCGGAGAAGGTTCCAGCGTAGACCATGACCAGAGAGTTATTAGTgaggaagagctgctgcaggttggGAAGGTGGGAGAACATGCCTGGGGGCAGCAGAGCGAGTTGGTTCCCAGAAAGGTCCAGGCGGAGGAGCCCTCTGAGGTCACCCCAGCGCAGAGCCGTGGTGAGGTCTGTCAGGGCAGAGGCATTGCACAGTGAGCGGCTCAGGTTGAGCTCCTGAAGGGGACTGCCAGGTATGCTGAAAGTTTCTGGATGGATGAGTGCCAGTCGGTTCCCGCTGAGGTCCAGGAAGCGCAGGTTAATGAGGGCAGAGAAGCTGTGGGATGCCATCTCTGTAATCCTGTAAAGATGACTAACACTGTAACACCTGTTCTCaaacattaatattttcatGCTTGGATACAACTACATGCATCTCACTGAATGTCAaagtaaacaaattaaaaccaccttcagagaaaatgtgtttattagatACACAgccaaaaaaatatatacatattatcCAAATATAGCTTAATGtacatgaacaaaacaaaataaaaaaacaaaaacaaataaaaaacactgacattctCACCTATTATTGCTTAAAATGATATTGGTGACATTCTCCAGCTCTGCAAAGGAATCAGCTCCAATCTGGTGTATATTATTCCCTGTGATGATGATAGTCCTTGCATATCCTGGAATACTTTGCGGCACCATGAGCAGATCCTTGgagacacatttcactgtgcGAGTGACAGCAAAACACTCACAGCCAAAAGGACACGCTAAGCCCTGGTATGGTGCCCAAAGAAGGACTCCCAGAAACACCTGGGCTGCAAAAACATACATCTCTAAAGTATAGCCAATTaagaaaaaagatttaaaaaaactgaacacacaAGTGTATGAattacagcagaaagaaaagttaATTTCACATGAATTAACAAGTCAAATtctaaagacaaagacaaatgctGCAGAAGTGGCA
Above is a window of Chelmon rostratus isolate fCheRos1 chromosome 8, fCheRos1.pri, whole genome shotgun sequence DNA encoding:
- the LOC121610582 gene encoding trophoblast glycoprotein-like, encoding MYVFAAQVFLGVLLWAPYQGLACPFGCECFAVTRTVKCVSKDLLMVPQSIPGYARTIIITGNNIHQIGADSFAELENVTNIILSNNRITEMASHSFSALINLRFLDLSGNRLALIHPETFSIPGSPLQELNLSRSLCNASALTDLTTALRWGDLRGLLRLDLSGNQLALLPPGMFSHLPNLQQLFLTNNSLVMVYAGTFSGMNHLQVLDLTHNAFRTFGADALQELDMLGNIRILLGGNPYTCSCDIRRFVTWLNETRAQLDVDTVRCASPRSDTRLQGLSVRAIGCVVPVQAEAADLTLQTSYVFLGLVLGFVGMVFLFVLYLNRKGMKKWINEMRDACRDVMEGYHYRYEIDSDPRLRHMPTGNHRAQGRAGLSLSQQLPSDTCVIQVPTDTHIKQVTTSPPMKL